A genomic stretch from Buchnera aphidicola (Brevicoryne brassicae) includes:
- a CDS encoding rhodanese-related sulfurtransferase, with product MSVLHNVISKKELKKRMLSEIIERLTLSFYKYFNIKNPQEYRDKIYQNFYKNNVLGRIYIANEGINAQISVPVKNYSFIKSFLYQLDSKLNNLRINKSLNNKKSFWVLSVKTRKKIVSDGIEEHFFNPKNVGVYIKSKQVNLMLNDKKTIFIDMRNSYEYAIGHFENAIEIESSTFREQLQKVIKIMQHAKNKKIVMYCTGGIRCEKATAWMRFNGFKYIYHLEGGIIGYVHDAKKNNLPILFKGKNFVFDYRMSEKISNEIISYCNQCQKPSDIYVNCKNNSCHLLFIQCINCSNIFNYCCSFQCMKKT from the coding sequence ATGTCAGTTTTACATAATGTTATTTCTAAAAAAGAATTAAAAAAACGAATGTTATCTGAAATAATAGAACGTTTAACTTTATCTTTTTATAAATATTTTAACATAAAAAACCCTCAAGAATATCGAGATAAAATTTATCAAAATTTTTATAAAAATAATGTTTTAGGAAGAATTTATATTGCGAATGAAGGCATTAATGCGCAGATAAGTGTACCAGTAAAAAACTATTCTTTTATAAAGAGTTTTTTATATCAATTAGATTCAAAATTAAATAATTTACGTATCAATAAATCATTAAATAATAAAAAATCTTTCTGGGTACTTTCAGTTAAAACAAGAAAAAAAATTGTATCAGATGGAATCGAAGAGCATTTTTTTAATCCTAAAAATGTTGGTGTTTATATTAAATCAAAACAAGTTAACTTGATGTTAAATGACAAAAAAACAATCTTTATCGATATGAGAAATTCTTATGAATATGCAATTGGTCATTTTGAAAATGCAATAGAAATTGAAAGTTCAACCTTTCGAGAACAATTGCAAAAAGTTATAAAAATAATGCAACATGCTAAAAATAAAAAAATTGTCATGTACTGTACCGGTGGAATTCGTTGTGAAAAGGCCACTGCTTGGATGCGTTTTAACGGTTTTAAATATATTTATCATTTAGAAGGTGGAATTATTGGTTATGTACATGACGCTAAAAAAAACAATTTACCAATTCTTTTTAAAGGGAAAAATTTTGTTTTTGATTATCGTATGTCTGAAAAAATTTCTAATGAAATAATATCATATTGTAATCAGTGCCAAAAACCTTCAGATATTTATGTAAATTGTAAAAATAATTCATGTCATCTTCTTTTTATTCAGTGTATAAATTGTTCTAATATTTTTAATTATTGTTGTTCTTTTCAATGTATGAAAAAAACATAA